The Aureimonas sp. AU20 genome segment CAAAATCCGAAACCACCATTTCGGATTTTTCACCTCATCACGACTTCGTCCACTTCTCGCCTACCTGATCACCGAATATACAGGCTCGACCTCGGTCGTAAGCGAGGGCTTAGCTCGCTTCGCAATTTTCGCGACCGTCGCACGCGAACACCCGAAGACCTGCTGAACCGTGGTCCATGACGAGCCGCCCTTGAGCATGGCGGCGATGCCGGCGTTGCGCCTGGTGTCTTCTGGGCGCCCCTTGTAGGCCCCCGCAGCCTTGGCCCGCTCCTGGCCCTGCGTCTGGCGACGGCGCCGATCTTCGTAGTCCTTACGGGCGACCGCCGCGAGGACGTCGAGCATCATGCCGTTGACCGCCGCGAACATGCGTCCGGTGAATTCATCAGTGGGCGTGGCCAGCATCCAGGAGGTTGGCAGATCGAGCGCGACGACGCGGACCTGACGCGTGGCCAATTCAGCGCGCAGCAGTTCCCAATCGGCAGAGGTCAAGCGGGAGAGACGGTCCACCTGCTCGATCAGGAGAACGTCGCCGGGATGGCTGTCGGCGAGAAGGCGAAACAGTTCGGGACGGGCGAGCTTGGCGCCGCTCTCGTTCTCGACATAGTAAGCCGCGACGCGCAGGCCTCGCTCTTCGGCGAAGGCGCGCAGCTGATCCCTAGCCCGGTTCGCATTCTGATCGTCGGTGGATGCTCGGAGATAGGCACGGACGAACACGAGAACCTGCTATGGTCTGTTTTGCATAGTACACACCATGGTGGTCCAGTTTGGTTTGGTCAAACCGGTTTCTGAACCACCTCAAGCAATGGTTCATTTTAGGCATGCCCAAAATAAACCACGTACCCTTACGCCGCTTGAATTGCTGATTCAATAGACTGCCGAATGGCACTTCGCCCCGACCCTGACGCATTTCGATAAAAGTCCGTCGAAAAGTCTATCTCTCCAGCTTTCATAAGTCTTTTCTCAAAGTAGTCTATATCTATTACTTTTCCCTCAAACGCTTCGATCGATAGCTTTCGTAGTATATCAAGAAGAGCTTGAACTCCTACAGTTTTTGTAATGAAAGAAGTTGGAGTTGCCTTTTTCCAAAACACTTTTTCGCAGGCGGCAAGGTAGTTTTTTACGATTTCATAGATAACTGCATCAAGGCCTTTCACATAAGCCAATCTCAAAGGCGACCGATCAGTCCTAGATTTTTTATCTAGAAATATCTCTCTTGTCTTTTGCTCAGGAGTGATAAGTTCATTTGAATCTGATTTTGGGTTACTGGATATAAGCCGAAGTATTCCCTCGACAATTACAGCCGTAGAGACTCTCCAGACACGCGAGTCAAAAATGCTATATAACTGGTCATCTTTTCGAGGGGAAATGACAATCTTCTGATAAAGTGGAGAAGCGGGATCCGCCGCCAGCCGTCGCGTCAAATATACAGCTAATTTATCTGGCGCCCATTCCGGAGCTTCTTCTTTTTCTACATTATATCCAAACAGTTCATAGGTAAGACTTTTGTTTACTTTTCTCTGATTCGAATTAATTGTCGCAAAAAGCTGTGCCTGTAAAGGTTTGGCCAAATCCATGTAAATCGAACAGGAAATTGCCATATTTAGCCTGCTAGCGACACGCGCATATGAAAATCCCCACAAGCGATGCTGACCATCAATGATAGATGCGAGCTTTGCGCCTGTTGGAATCGTTAGCGTTGTGTTTCCGGTTTCATCACTATTCACCGTCCATCTACGATTTATAGGGTTTGTGACTTCAGCTTTTTTGATTTCATCATCATTAGCTCCGGGAAGGGATGCCATATGTGCATTCAGCACTGCCTCTTCTTCCACAAGTCCGTCTTCTGCACGCATGTTTGCTGCAATGATGATTGAATTTGGAAAAGCAGAGTCATCCCGATCGATGTATGCGCCAATTTCTTGAAATCTCTTTATTTGAGGCTCTCTCTGAGTCCCTCGTAATCTATAGGGAATTTCAGCGTTTCCTGTTGCCTCAGCTGTCAACAAGTCGCTATACCCAACTTCAAGAAGCAGTCTAGCTGGAAGACTTACAATATAAAAAGATCCCATTGGTTGTTCAATAAGTATTGCACTTGCTTTAAATGGAAACATGGAATCAGGACCTAATACTTGAAATCTGAGAGTGCGTCTTCGCCGCTCAACGTTGCAACTGCATCTACGCCCCCGGATGAATCTTCAGGCGCCGACGGCGTATCATCCCTCAGAGCGGGATCATCCGCATTTACAATCCAGCAACAACATAAGGCCAGTATACTTGTTACCGATGCAACAAATATTGCAACAGGATCGCTGATATTTTTTGAGGATATGAGCACTAAGCTCACCGCTATAAATGGAAACGGTAATATATTACATAACGCACGGATGCTTTTATGAGCAGTATCCGACAACGCCAGCTGAAGACAAACTGATCCTAATATCGCTGGAAAATATGCAACGATTGCCGATCTTAAAGGGGTCAGACCGTTTTCTATTGGCGGATTTCCAAAAAGATAAAAGCCTAGCTCGATCCATACACTTACAGCTGCAAAAAGTATAAAGTTCCCTACGAAATGGAACGCATAGGTGGGGTGCTTCCTTGGTGCTGACCAACGACGCCGTATATCAGCAAAGAGGCGTTCGTAACCATCATAGTCGTCGTTAGTAGATGCCGCATTCATTCGTTATCGGATCCAGAAGCGATGTTTCATGCTGATATCGCGTTGTCGGACTCATGTTCGTCAAGGGCAATTACGTTCACAGGTTGATTAATGAAGTTTTCTGATGCAGTGTGATGCAGAAAATGGGCTGTGGGCATCATGGGTCGACCGAAAAAGCGGGAGCAATCCGTCAGACTATCAGTTAGCCTTGATCCAACAGATCACGCTATAATCTGTCGTATGGCGGACGAAATGAACATATCGGCCGCATGGTTCGTTCGCCGTGCTATTTCAGAGTTTGTCAGTCGCCAAAATCAAAGTGCACAGACTGAACTTCCACTTGTGAGCATTGCGAAAAGAACGATCTGAATGTTCCAATCTTTGTCATCGTCTTATCAGATACCGTCGATTGAAGAGACTTGGAGTTCGATTGTTTCTTCAATTCGTACTGAGTATCTATCGGAGTCGCAGTCCTATCCGTGGATCATTGGCTTCTCTGGGGGGAAAGACAGCACCGTCGTCACGCACGCGGTGTTCGAGGCTCTTCTTCAGATCTCGCCATCCCGGCGGACGCGTCCGGTCCATCTCGTCTCGAACGATACGATGGTCGAGTCTCCTCTCGTCATCGCGCATCTGGATGTGGTCACCCAACGGATCGCAGAAGCGGCTGATGGGCTGGGACTGCCCATCACTGTCGCGCGGACGAAGCCAGATCCCGATAAGACGTTCTGGGTGCTGCTCATCGGCAAAGGCTACCCAAGCCCCAACATGACAATGCGCTGGTGCACGGATCGGCTGAAAATTCAGCCGACAAGCGGCTACATCAAAGGCCAAGTTTCAGAGTCAGGCGCGGCGATCGTTCTGCTTGGGGTGCGCCGCGACGAGAGCCAATCGCGTCAGAAATCAATCGATCGCTGGCGGAATGCTCGCGGTAGCAATCTCTCTCCGCATGAGCGCCTACCGGGCGCCCTCATCTACCGGCCGATCGTCGATCTCGCGGTTGAGGACGTTTGGGAGATCCTTGGGACCTGCCATGCTCCCTGGGGCGGTGATCACACGGCCCTCATCAAGCTTTATCGTGACGCCGAAGGCGGCGAATGCCCTGTGGTGCTGAGCGTTGACGAGGCGCCTGGCTGCGGGACCGCGAACAGCCGTTTCGGCTGCTGGACCTGCACGGTGGTCGAAAAGGACAAGAGCCTGCAAGGGTTCGTGGATGCGGGCCAACACCATTACGTGCCCCTGCTTGGCTTCCGTGACTGGCTGCGTTCGATCCGAAACAAGCCAGAGATGCGTCAGATCGTTCGCCGGAACGGCAAGGTGTCGTTCAGTCCGGACGGAAAACACATTCCAGGCCCGTTCACGATCCAGGCCCGGCGCGAAATCCTGGCACGCCTCCTCGACGTGCAAAGCCAATTTGGCGCTCCCCTCATCAGCGACGATGAGGTTCATCGCATTCATCAGCATTGGTCTGAAGAACTCCAAACCCAAGGTGCGCTAGCGAATGTCTGACGCCACGCTCGAAGAGATTAATCTCAGTGACCTGCCGCTATGGGCGGATGAAGAGGCCACTGCGATCCTGGAAGGGATTGCAGCCGAGCACGGCGTCCCTGTGGACGTTCTGACTGAGCTGGTTGGATTGCAACGCGCGAGACAGCACCAAGAGCGTGCTGCCGGCATCAATCAACGGATCGAGGAGATCCTGGGGCGAATGGACTGATGAGATCGCATCAAACGGGAGGCGTCGATGTGGATCTCTAAAATCGAGTTGGTCTGCTTCAAATCATACCAGCGCCAGGAGTTCGAGTTCCCGCAACCCGAGGGTGGTCGGAACATCGTTCTCGTGGGTGGTCTGAACGGTTACGGAAAGACCTCTATTCTGGAGGCCATCTACCTGTGCCTGTATGGCAAGGATGCGATGGCCCACCTGGCACGAGCCGGCTTGAAGACGGACGAGAAGAAGGGCTATCCGACCTTCCTCGAAAAGGCTTTCAACGGAGAGGCGCTAAGGGCAGGCCAAGACACGATGACGGTTCGGGTCGTTGTTCAGAGGACCAAGACCAAGGGCGCTGAAATCACGCGCAAATGGTACTTCCGATCGAACGGTACGTGGACGGACGAGGAGACAACCTACCGTGAGATCGTTCGCGGCGTACCGGAAATGCCGAGATCTGACGGGCGAAACGGCTTCCACCTTTCGGAAGTGCTCGACGAGTTTTT includes the following:
- a CDS encoding DGQHR domain-containing protein, with the protein product MFPFKASAILIEQPMGSFYIVSLPARLLLEVGYSDLLTAEATGNAEIPYRLRGTQREPQIKRFQEIGAYIDRDDSAFPNSIIIAANMRAEDGLVEEEAVLNAHMASLPGANDDEIKKAEVTNPINRRWTVNSDETGNTTLTIPTGAKLASIIDGQHRLWGFSYARVASRLNMAISCSIYMDLAKPLQAQLFATINSNQRKVNKSLTYELFGYNVEKEEAPEWAPDKLAVYLTRRLAADPASPLYQKIVISPRKDDQLYSIFDSRVWRVSTAVIVEGILRLISSNPKSDSNELITPEQKTREIFLDKKSRTDRSPLRLAYVKGLDAVIYEIVKNYLAACEKVFWKKATPTSFITKTVGVQALLDILRKLSIEAFEGKVIDIDYFEKRLMKAGEIDFSTDFYRNASGSGRSAIRQSIESAIQAA
- the dndC gene encoding DNA phosphorothioation system sulfurtransferase DndC → MFQSLSSSYQIPSIEETWSSIVSSIRTEYLSESQSYPWIIGFSGGKDSTVVTHAVFEALLQISPSRRTRPVHLVSNDTMVESPLVIAHLDVVTQRIAEAADGLGLPITVARTKPDPDKTFWVLLIGKGYPSPNMTMRWCTDRLKIQPTSGYIKGQVSESGAAIVLLGVRRDESQSRQKSIDRWRNARGSNLSPHERLPGALIYRPIVDLAVEDVWEILGTCHAPWGGDHTALIKLYRDAEGGECPVVLSVDEAPGCGTANSRFGCWTCTVVEKDKSLQGFVDAGQHHYVPLLGFRDWLRSIRNKPEMRQIVRRNGKVSFSPDGKHIPGPFTIQARREILARLLDVQSQFGAPLISDDEVHRIHQHWSEELQTQGALANV
- a CDS encoding DNA modification system-associated small protein codes for the protein MSDATLEEINLSDLPLWADEEATAILEGIAAEHGVPVDVLTELVGLQRARQHQERAAGINQRIEEILGRMD
- a CDS encoding recombinase family protein; the encoded protein is MFVRAYLRASTDDQNANRARDQLRAFAEERGLRVAAYYVENESGAKLARPELFRLLADSHPGDVLLIEQVDRLSRLTSADWELLRAELATRQVRVVALDLPTSWMLATPTDEFTGRMFAAVNGMMLDVLAAVARKDYEDRRRRQTQGQERAKAAGAYKGRPEDTRRNAGIAAMLKGGSSWTTVQQVFGCSRATVAKIAKRAKPSLTTEVEPVYSVIR